The region GCGGATCGCATGCGCAATAGGCGGGATGTCGGCTTCCTCTTTGTCGGGCGTGGTAGCGAAACCGCGCGCTTAGAACAAATGAGCCGAGATCTGGCATTGGACAACATCCTCTTCCAACCCGAAATTGATCCGGATGAGATCCCGTCTCTTTACGAGCAGTGCGCCATAGGCATCGTCGCTCTCGATGCGCGCCACAAGTCTCACAATATACCCGGGAAGTTCCTCACCTATATGCAAAATGGTTTGCCCGCCCTTGCAGTAGTAAATGCGGGCAACGATTTGGCTTCGCTTATTAGTAAGGAAGGGGTTGGAAGGGCTTGCGAGACCAGAGATCTTGATCAGCTAGAATGTCTTTGCTCAGATTTGATCGCTGAGATGAATGGAGATCTGGCAATGAGAGGGCGATGCAAATCGCTTTTTTTAAACCGGTTCTCCGCGGAACATGCTGTCCGCCAAATCACATCCGCGCTTGCCACATAAAAGATGCGAAACTTCAATCTGGAAGAGGCCGCGCGAACCGCAGTGCGAGAGGGGCGCCCAGTTTGCATACTGGACGAACTCATACCGACTGGCGTGATATCGATAAAGATGGTGCCGCCAGAAGTCGTGCAAGATGTTCCTGAGCGCGTCGACGAAATAGCCAATAAAAACTGGGAAAAAATATGGGCAGATGGGCTATTTAACGGGATCATCTGTGCCGCCAAATCGATACATACATCAGGTGAATATATAGAGATTGATCTTGTCGAGATCGATTACAAAACCTTCCGTGCGACCGATCTCATAATCGAAGGCGTCGAAGGATATTTTCCACCATTGGCGGTTGGCGTTCATGCCCTGCTTTTGGGGAGCCAATCCATTCTGGCGCTAAGGCTCGCAGACGGGACGCTTGGTACGCCTGGTGGGGCTGTTGACGTTGATGATTTTGCAGCGGGAGAAGTCCCTTTCGTCAACGCACTTCTGAGAGAAATCGCTGAAGAAGCCGGGATCCAAACTGAACAGGACGCGGTTAAAATCTGCGGGGCTTATATTGTCCACAACCCACTTCACTTAGTATTTGTCTACGTCGCCATTCTTGAAGACAAAATTATAGCGAGCGTTGATGTCGATAGGACCTTAGAGGAAGAAAAAATTGTCGGCATTCAACCCGTCAAAATAAACGAGATATCTTCGCTTCCTAATTCGATTCACGACGCTCTCGGGCTGTGTATTTCGTCAGCAAGTCGCCTAGGATATCTTTAAGCCGGTTCATCCCAAACATTCTGCTCAGCATTCTCCAGGTACCGCGCGAGCACATTCACCGACTTCCAGCCGCCAGCGCGCATGATTGCCGCGGTATCAAACCCCCGCTTCAACAAATCATGTGCAGCACCCACGCGCATCGAGTGGCCGCTGAACGAGGCCACTTCGTCAGGTCTTAATTCGCAGCGCTTTGCTGCTTCCTTCACAACCCGCTTTACAGTCGTTGTCTCGAGGCAGCGGTCGATGACCTTGCCCTGGTAGATCGGGCAGAACAGCCACTCGATGTCTGGCCCACGGCAGTCGAGCCACTGCTTAAGAAGCTTGGCCGTCCGTGCGGATGTAAATGCCACCCGCCCAGCGCCAAAGGGGTCGGCTTTGCTCCTGCGGATAAGCACGCGCAATGTGCCATCGTCGCGTAGGGTAATATCTGAGTTGCGCAGCGCGATGAGCTCGGATCGGCGCGTCAGTAATTCGTAGCCAAGCGATAGCATGGCGCGATTGCGCAGGCCCCAAGGGCTGTCGGGCTCACTCTCCAAAAATTGGTCAAGATATTGACGCGTGAGGCCCTTGGCCTGGCGCGGCCTCACTGCGTTTGCGCGCCGCACGCGGCGGAAGGTCAGATTGATGTCCTCATCATAAGTCGGGTCTGGCAGGCGCAAAAGCCGGTGCACCTTGCGAATGGCGTAAAGGCGACGCTGGACAGTTGAGGGTGCCTTGCATGCGCCCTCGTCTTCGAGAAAGCGGCACACGGTTTCAACGCTGGCGGGGAAGGGCCGATCGATGCCTTGCGCAACACACCAATTCTCAAAAGCCTCGACATCTGCGCGGTAACTGCGCATTGTTGCAGGAGCATAGGCGCCCTCAAGGCGCTTGAATTCGGAGCGCCAGTCCAAGTGCCAAAAATGCCTTTTTCGGATCATAAAGGGCCTTATAAGGGCCATATTGGGTCAAGTCAATGATTGACGGACGCCAAATCCGAATGGCGCGCGCCGCATTGCGCTGGACAATTGGTGATCTCGCCAAGCGTGCAGGTGTCGGCGAGCGCACAATAAAGAGACTCGAGTCAGTGGATCAGGTTCAAGCTGCGAACCTAGCGACGATACAAAAACTGAGGTCGTGCATTGCAGCCGCGGGCATCGAGTTTATCGGCACGCCAGACGACGCGCCTGGCATCCGCATCCATCAGCCTGCGCCAGAACGCGCGCGAGATCTCTGACGCAGCCTGCGTATCGCGTTATCGCGCTCGGCTCTGAACCTGGCCCCGTAGTATGAGAGCTTTGCCGCTTGCCTGGTGATCGCCAATCGTTCCTTATCGTCGGCTCGATAGACTGACGCCGACATCTCCATGTCCAGGGAAGCCTGCGCCAGGCTCGCGCGCCAAGCGGCAATAAGCGCCTTCCTGAGCAGATGGCCGTCCGTCGGGTCACTCTCATCAGCCATTGTGCGCAGCTGATCTGCAAGGGCGAAGAGCCAATCGGGCAAATCAAGGCCCTTATCAAAGCGGCGCTCAATATCCTTGGACATAAGGCCATGCTTTCGCGAATTTCGAGACGAAATTCTCTTACCCGCCTCGGTCTTGGGCCCGCCCGTCAGTCTGGACGCCTCGACCTCCTCGATAAAGATCACGGCCTCAGCGAGAAGCTCCTCCTCGCTCGGATTGTCATTCTTCGGCATTGTCGTCGCCACATTGTGCGTCGATGATTGTCACTGCAGCGCGCATTTCTTCTTGGCGCTTCCTGCCGATCTGGGCGATGATCCTGTCACGCTCGCGCAGGGCCGCGAACTCGAGGCCCATAAAGTCCTCCTCCTTGCTAAGCGAGTTCAGTGAACTTGCCCCTAGCAGCCTGACGATCGGCAAATTCTCCTCACTGTCATAGACGCCTGGCTTTTTCTTGAGGTCATATGTGTCTGTAAGAATTTCGATGGCCGCAGGCTCTGTTTCCTCGCTGCTGATATCCCTCGTAAAATGCGCGTTTGAGCGCACTGCGCGCCTTAAAGACACTAATGTCGCTGCCCTGTGGCACTTGCGAAGAAACTCTATCTTGGCCGTGACCACGGCCACATCATTGACCCACATCGCCTCGATGGGGTCGCGCGGCTCGAAGTGGCGGCACAGCTCTGCATAGAGCTGCTCGCAGCGATTGGGGTCCTCTCCAGGCATGGCCAGCCTTTGCTTGCGCGTAAATAGGCGCGCGGGGCTTGGCTCTTCTTTGCCTTGTGCTTCATCAAAATTCTTACTCATCGTCACGGCTTTCTGTGTGCGTTAATCCAGATTGCGCCGCCTGTGAGTGCCCACCGGCCTGCCGATTGGGGCAAAGCCAGGCTCCCGCAAGGCGCGGCGCTCTGGGCTAGGTCGTGACGATTTTTTGCGCGCCAAGGTAAGGCGTGCGCCCTATCCACACCTATCGAAGAGTTTTCCCCGGCGACGCTTTGATGGGGAGGGGGTTGGGCAAGGCCGCGGCATTTTGCAAAACGAACTGCTGGGCTTTTTGCATCGGCATTGGGGCTGCCTGAAGGGGCGACATGCCAAGAGTATTTGACGCGCGTGCGCTAAACTCAGTGCGCCATACCCTTACCGTAACCTTCCCGTTTTCAAACGCCTGATAATGCGCATGATCGACCTTGGAATTCCAGCCGAGGCAATCCTTTCACATATGAAAATTTTTAGCTGGTAATTCTCGGCGGCTTGCAGATGACAGACACTAGAATGCCAAAAATTGGCTCAATGAGATCCTCTAAATCAGCCGTTCAACGATTTGCGGGATAGCGCCCTGCCGGAGGAAGTTCATCGCCTTGCGCCCCAGACGTAGAGGACTGAGGGCTTGGCGCTTCGTTTGCAACCGCCGCATTCTGGATCCGCCTAAAAGCAAATTCATACATTTGCCTGTCATTGACGATCAGTTCGGCTGTTGAAGAGCCAAAAGCACCTCTGCGAATAACCTGAACAATTTTAATCCCTAGCTCGCTACCATCTCTTCTGGGCACCACTAAAGCATAAAATTTTAGGTCTTTATCGGTGGTCGATCCTTTGTCACCGCTGGATCCTCGCCTACCACTAATTTGCCCTGTTGCTCTGTCAATTACGTCAAGTTTATAGCCCGCGTCTCTGAAGACAGAAACCGCTTGTTCGAATGTGGTTTCAATGGGCAGATCGTAAAACTGGCGCTGATAGTTGTTATCGAGACTGAATATTGAGCGGTCTGGCTGAAGGGCTGATCCGCTCGCGCAGGCAGCAAGTGTAAGGGATAAACAGGCACCCAGCAGTAAGTTTTTGCACTTGCTCATGGTCAGGAATCCTACAGTATCTCTCTACAGTCTGAGATTGGAGCACTCAATACATCAGGCCCAACATTCCACTGCTCAGCTAGAGAAAAATCTAGTCTAACGCAATATCAGGCGCATCTTCCTGCTTCATGCCGACGACATGATAGCCGGCATCGACATGATGCGTCTCGCCGGTCACACCGGAGGACAGGTTAGACAGGAAGTAAAGCCCTGCCCCACCCACATCATCGATCGTGACATTGCGCCTTAGCGGCGAATTCAGCTCGTTCCATTTGAGGATATAGCGGAAGTCGCCGATCCCGCTGGCAGCCAGAGTCTTGATTGGCCCCGCGCTGATCGCGTTGACGCGGATGTTCTTTGGCCCAAGATCATTGGCTAGATATTTGACGCTGGTTTCCAGTGCTGCCTTCGCAACGCCCATAACATTATAATGCGGCATGACCTTTTCGGCCCCGTAATAGGTCAGCGTTACAATCGATCCGCCTCCATTGCCCTCTTCATCGACCGGCGGCATCATTTCGGATGCACGCTGGGCAACTGCAACCAGCGAATAGGCCGAGATATTCATCGTCAAAAGGAAGTTGTCGAGCGAAGTGTCGAGATATTTCCCGCGCAGCTCGTTCTTGTCGGAATATCCGATGGCATGAACGACAAAGTCGATCGTATCCCAGCGGCTTTTCAGCGTATCAAACGCCGCATCCAGCGCCGCCATATCGGACACATCGCAATCGATCAGAAAATCGCTGCCAAGCTCATCAGCCAGTGGCGCCACGCGCTTCTTCAGCGCGTCGCCTTGGTAGGAGAACGCCAGTTCCGCGCCATGTTCGTGCAGCTTCTTGGCGATGCCCCATGCAAGCGATTTATTGTTCGCAAGCCCCATGATGAGACCGCGTTTACCCTGCATCAATCCGTCCATGACTGGTCCCTTCCGTCAGTCTTCCTGCGCTTCGTCTGCCGCCTCTTCCTCTTCAGGTGTCACGGCGAGCGCAGCATTCAACTCTGCGCCGATAACCATTCCCAGCCCGATGAGCCAGAAAAAGAACAGGGCAACCATGATCTTGGCAAGACTGCCATAAGTCAGGTTATAAGTGAAAACGCTGCTCAGGACGTGCAGCAAAACTCTCGTTATAATTAGCCACCGCCCCGTAACAAAGGCAACGTCCGGCCATTTGGGATAGCGGCGGCTGCGATGGACCATCGGTATAAGAGTTT is a window of Altererythrobacter rubellus DNA encoding:
- a CDS encoding NUDIX hydrolase; amino-acid sequence: MRNFNLEEAARTAVREGRPVCILDELIPTGVISIKMVPPEVVQDVPERVDEIANKNWEKIWADGLFNGIICAAKSIHTSGEYIEIDLVEIDYKTFRATDLIIEGVEGYFPPLAVGVHALLLGSQSILALRLADGTLGTPGGAVDVDDFAAGEVPFVNALLREIAEEAGIQTEQDAVKICGAYIVHNPLHLVFVYVAILEDKIIASVDVDRTLEEEKIVGIQPVKINEISSLPNSIHDALGLCISSASRLGYL
- a CDS encoding tyrosine-type recombinase/integrase, with the protein product MIRKRHFWHLDWRSEFKRLEGAYAPATMRSYRADVEAFENWCVAQGIDRPFPASVETVCRFLEDEGACKAPSTVQRRLYAIRKVHRLLRLPDPTYDEDINLTFRRVRRANAVRPRQAKGLTRQYLDQFLESEPDSPWGLRNRAMLSLGYELLTRRSELIALRNSDITLRDDGTLRVLIRRSKADPFGAGRVAFTSARTAKLLKQWLDCRGPDIEWLFCPIYQGKVIDRCLETTTVKRVVKEAAKRCELRPDEVASFSGHSMRVGAAHDLLKRGFDTAAIMRAGGWKSVNVLARYLENAEQNVWDEPA
- the fabI gene encoding enoyl-ACP reductase FabI — protein: MDGLMQGKRGLIMGLANNKSLAWGIAKKLHEHGAELAFSYQGDALKKRVAPLADELGSDFLIDCDVSDMAALDAAFDTLKSRWDTIDFVVHAIGYSDKNELRGKYLDTSLDNFLLTMNISAYSLVAVAQRASEMMPPVDEEGNGGGSIVTLTYYGAEKVMPHYNVMGVAKAALETSVKYLANDLGPKNIRVNAISAGPIKTLAASGIGDFRYILKWNELNSPLRRNVTIDDVGGAGLYFLSNLSSGVTGETHHVDAGYHVVGMKQEDAPDIALD